One genomic window of Verrucomicrobiia bacterium includes the following:
- a CDS encoding glycosyltransferase family 4 protein, whose translation MASSSPLTVAYVAGCAPGDVRHWSGTTHFMGQSLAQAGLNVRHLGPFHVPGHWWRHFKYHFYRRLLRQNYLALYDLGRAKALGRAVTAAVAQQPADVVLGSFGDHLAFLETNLPLVVWTDGTFIRMRNFYPDYQNLCAATLKAGEWIDRTVLQRCRLAVFATDWAAESALRHYGVDPHKVHVIPFGANLECHRTLADIEALIAARPESPCRLLFVGRLWERKGGDLAMAVAARLNALGLPTELTLVGSRPPHGQAVPAYVKVRGFIDKSTAAGRAELDRLFAESHFLLLPTRAEAYGIVFCEAASFGLPSLATAVGGVPSIIREGLNGHTFPASAGPDLYAYQIERLMRRYYEYRLLARNAFLEYQRRLNWPRAAQRMRALLEKITGRD comes from the coding sequence ATGGCTTCCTCCTCTCCTCTGACAGTCGCGTACGTGGCGGGCTGCGCCCCCGGGGATGTGCGGCACTGGTCCGGCACCACCCATTTCATGGGCCAGTCGCTGGCCCAGGCCGGCCTGAACGTGCGGCATCTGGGCCCCTTTCACGTCCCCGGCCATTGGTGGCGGCACTTTAAATACCACTTCTACCGCCGTCTCCTGCGCCAAAATTATCTGGCCTTGTACGATTTGGGCCGGGCCAAAGCACTGGGGCGGGCGGTCACCGCGGCGGTGGCCCAACAACCGGCGGACGTCGTCCTGGGCTCTTTTGGCGACCACCTCGCCTTTTTGGAAACCAACCTGCCGCTGGTGGTCTGGACGGATGGCACGTTCATCCGCATGCGCAATTTTTACCCCGATTATCAAAACCTTTGCGCCGCCACCCTCAAGGCCGGCGAATGGATTGATCGCACCGTGCTGCAACGCTGCCGCCTGGCGGTCTTTGCCACGGACTGGGCCGCCGAAAGCGCCCTGCGGCATTACGGTGTGGACCCCCACAAGGTGCATGTCATCCCCTTCGGCGCCAATCTGGAGTGCCATCGGACGCTGGCGGACATCGAAGCCCTCATCGCCGCCCGGCCGGAGTCCCCCTGCCGCCTGCTCTTTGTGGGACGCCTCTGGGAGCGCAAAGGCGGCGATCTCGCCATGGCTGTGGCCGCCCGCCTGAACGCCCTGGGCCTGCCCACCGAGCTGACGTTGGTGGGCAGCCGTCCGCCGCACGGTCAGGCCGTGCCGGCCTACGTCAAGGTTCGCGGTTTTATTGACAAAAGCACCGCTGCCGGGCGGGCGGAATTGGACCGGCTGTTTGCCGAATCGCATTTTTTGCTCCTCCCCACGCGGGCCGAAGCGTATGGCATCGTGTTTTGTGAGGCCGCCTCCTTTGGCCTGCCCAGTCTGGCCACGGCAGTGGGCGGGGTACCCTCCATTATCCGCGAAGGTTTGAACGGCCACACCTTTCCGGCCAGCGCCGGGCCCGACCTCTACGCCTACCAGATTGAACGGCTCATGCGGCGTTATTACGAATATCGCTTGCTGGCGCGCAACGCCTTCCTCGAATACCAGCGCCGCCTCAACTGGCCCAGGGCGGCGCAACGCATGCGCGCCCTGCTGGAAAAAATCACCGGGCGAGATTGA
- a CDS encoding FkbM family methyltransferase: protein MKRLIPPAVRRALRAGLARLGYDLVNQREWGRDPLNDVQTICRTRPPQLIFDVGANRGQFLGRLLEKFPQARIHAFEPFPQVFAALQERAAAHPNVTPHCLALGETDGTKTFYLNKVDVTNSLLATAPAAKQYEPGGWQETLGTQQVPVRRLDSFCREHALTHIDLLKVDAQGYDLRILQGAGGLLAEHRLRCLLVEVLFVPLYEDQAYFHEIYEFLWQRHYHLVGLYEINRAPDGTAKWADALFLSHPPSPAS from the coding sequence ATGAAACGCCTCATCCCGCCCGCTGTGCGTCGCGCCTTGCGGGCAGGGTTGGCCCGCCTGGGCTATGACCTGGTCAACCAGCGCGAATGGGGCCGCGATCCTCTCAATGACGTACAAACCATCTGCCGCACGCGGCCGCCCCAGCTCATTTTCGATGTCGGCGCCAACCGCGGCCAGTTCCTGGGCCGGCTTTTGGAGAAATTTCCCCAGGCCCGCATCCACGCCTTCGAGCCTTTCCCCCAGGTCTTTGCCGCCTTGCAGGAGCGGGCGGCAGCCCACCCCAACGTTACGCCGCACTGCCTGGCCCTGGGGGAAACGGACGGCACCAAAACTTTTTATTTGAACAAGGTGGACGTCACCAATTCGCTTTTGGCCACCGCCCCGGCAGCCAAACAATATGAGCCGGGCGGCTGGCAGGAGACGCTGGGCACGCAGCAAGTGCCCGTGCGCCGGCTGGATTCCTTTTGCAGAGAACATGCCCTTACCCACATTGATTTACTGAAGGTGGACGCCCAAGGGTATGACCTGCGCATATTGCAGGGAGCAGGCGGATTGTTGGCAGAACACCGTCTCCGATGCCTGCTGGTGGAAGTGTTGTTCGTTCCGCTTTATGAAGACCAGGCCTATTTCCATGAAATCTATGAATTCCTGTGGCAACGACATTACCACCTGGTGGGGCTTTATGAGATAAACCGGGCGCCAGATGGCACTGCCAAATGGGCCGATGCCCTTTTCCTCAGCCATCCACCCTCCCCAGCCTCTTAA
- a CDS encoding response regulator, giving the protein MEKKRILIIDDEATFTRMVRLNLEKTGKYEVREENRGRRGAAAAREFKPHLIFLDVIMPDADGGEVAAHIQADNRLKDVPIVFLTATVSKREVGDTGGTRGGLFFLAKPVTLEQLEACIARHIPEVAAVPENAVNPPPAGPQEGTAPGTAV; this is encoded by the coding sequence ATGGAAAAAAAACGCATATTGATCATTGATGACGAAGCGACGTTCACCCGGATGGTGCGCCTCAACCTCGAAAAAACGGGCAAATATGAGGTGCGCGAGGAAAACCGGGGACGCCGGGGGGCCGCCGCCGCGCGGGAGTTCAAGCCGCATCTGATTTTCCTAGACGTCATCATGCCCGATGCCGACGGCGGCGAAGTTGCCGCCCACATTCAGGCGGACAACCGTCTCAAGGATGTCCCCATCGTTTTCCTGACCGCCACCGTCTCCAAACGCGAGGTGGGCGACACCGGCGGCACCCGCGGCGGGCTGTTCTTTCTGGCCAAACCGGTGACGCTCGAACAGCTTGAAGCCTGCATTGCCCGGCACATCCCCGAGGTGGCCGCAGTCCCGGAAAACGCGGTGAATCCGCCCCCCGCAGGCCCCCAGGAAGGAACCGCACCGGGCACCGCCGTCTGA
- a CDS encoding PAS domain S-box protein, translating to MASSRSKSPPAKLPPPGKTRRRRDVSSARKTGPAGNALWHQLAIVVQHSDDAIFSLRRDGTINSWNPAAERIFGLTAAQALGQPFQSLFPPNRRGEAAVILERLKRGEHLSRYEIELPRKEGPPLHVALTLSPIRTRPHLPVRGAAIIARDNSEQKRAEEKLRQSEAFYHSLVENLPQNIFRKELDLRFSFANHRFCQLLGRPLEEVIGRTDYDFFPPELAAKYQEDDRRVIQTGEAFETVEINQPPGGRKIYVHVCKTPIRDASGKIIGVQGIFWDITASREAEEALRQSEERYRTLLNSVTDYIYTVEFRDGKPFATRHGPGCLAVTGYSPEDYAEAPYLWYLMIHPEDREKVVKMLDQIRAGHTEPLEHRIIHRDGSVRWVRNTQVPRKNEQGEVVAYDGLISDITERKEAEEKLRQANLELSASRDQLMRALQDLNKSHEELKAAQMLLIRAEKMETVGRLAAGLAHEVKNPLAILLSGIEYLEGTPAGKLEDVKLVLEDMRVALTRADGVIRSLLDFAAAQELGVKPENLNTVIEQPLALMRHDFSKVGVQVVKRLAPDLPPVPMDRNKIEQVLVNLFMNALQAMPEGGVLTVTTRARTLAPREGAAMSVRGGERFHPGNQVVEVLIEDTGIGIPAEMMARLYEPFFTTKPAGKGTGLGLAVSKKILEMHGADLHISNRQEGGVQVVITFKI from the coding sequence ATGGCCTCCTCCCGTTCCAAGTCCCCTCCTGCCAAGTTGCCGCCGCCCGGCAAAACCCGCCGGCGCCGTGACGTCTCCTCCGCTCGCAAAACTGGACCAGCCGGCAACGCCTTGTGGCACCAACTAGCCATCGTGGTGCAGCACAGCGACGATGCCATTTTCAGCCTGCGCCGGGACGGCACCATCAACAGTTGGAATCCAGCCGCCGAACGCATTTTCGGACTGACCGCGGCGCAGGCACTGGGACAGCCGTTTCAATCGCTGTTTCCCCCCAACCGCCGCGGCGAAGCGGCCGTCATTCTCGAACGCCTGAAACGTGGTGAACACCTCAGCCGCTACGAAATCGAGCTGCCCCGCAAGGAGGGTCCGCCCCTGCATGTGGCCCTCACCCTCTCCCCCATCCGCACCCGCCCCCATCTGCCAGTCCGCGGCGCCGCCATCATCGCCCGCGACAATTCCGAGCAGAAACGGGCCGAGGAAAAACTGCGTCAATCCGAGGCGTTTTACCATAGCCTGGTCGAAAACCTGCCCCAGAACATCTTTCGCAAGGAGCTGGATTTGCGGTTTTCATTTGCAAACCACCGCTTCTGTCAACTCCTCGGCCGCCCGCTCGAGGAGGTGATTGGCCGCACCGATTATGATTTTTTTCCGCCTGAGCTGGCGGCGAAATATCAGGAGGATGACCGCCGCGTCATCCAGACGGGGGAGGCCTTTGAAACCGTGGAGATCAACCAGCCCCCCGGCGGCCGCAAGATTTACGTGCACGTGTGCAAAACGCCCATCCGCGATGCCTCGGGCAAAATCATCGGTGTTCAAGGCATTTTCTGGGACATCACCGCCAGCCGCGAGGCCGAGGAAGCCCTCCGCCAGAGCGAAGAACGTTACCGCACTCTGCTCAACAGTGTCACCGATTACATCTACACCGTGGAATTTCGCGATGGGAAACCTTTCGCCACCCGCCACGGCCCGGGCTGTCTGGCCGTTACCGGCTACTCCCCGGAGGACTACGCCGAGGCGCCGTATCTCTGGTATCTGATGATCCACCCCGAGGACCGGGAAAAGGTGGTGAAAATGCTCGATCAAATCCGCGCCGGCCATACGGAGCCTCTGGAGCATCGCATCATCCATCGCGATGGCTCTGTGCGCTGGGTCCGCAACACCCAGGTGCCCCGTAAAAATGAGCAGGGCGAGGTGGTGGCTTATGACGGCCTGATTTCCGACATCACCGAGCGCAAGGAAGCCGAGGAAAAACTGCGCCAGGCCAACCTGGAGCTCTCCGCCAGCCGCGATCAGTTGATGCGGGCGCTCCAGGACCTCAACAAGTCCCACGAAGAATTAAAGGCCGCGCAAATGCTGCTCATCCGCGCCGAGAAAATGGAAACCGTGGGCCGCCTGGCCGCCGGCCTGGCCCATGAAGTCAAAAATCCCCTCGCCATCCTGCTCTCCGGCATCGAATACCTGGAAGGCACCCCGGCCGGCAAATTGGAGGACGTCAAATTGGTGCTGGAGGACATGCGCGTGGCCCTGACGCGGGCCGATGGCGTCATCCGCAGCCTGCTGGACTTCGCGGCGGCCCAGGAACTCGGGGTGAAACCGGAAAACCTCAACACCGTCATCGAGCAGCCGCTGGCCTTGATGCGCCACGATTTCTCCAAAGTGGGGGTGCAGGTGGTCAAGCGCCTGGCGCCCGACCTCCCCCCGGTGCCCATGGACCGGAATAAAATCGAGCAGGTGCTCGTCAATCTCTTCATGAACGCCCTGCAGGCCATGCCCGAAGGCGGCGTGCTCACCGTCACCACGCGGGCCCGCACCCTGGCCCCGCGGGAGGGCGCCGCCATGAGCGTGCGCGGCGGCGAGCGTTTTCACCCCGGCAACCAGGTGGTGGAGGTGCTGATTGAGGATACAGGCATCGGCATTCCCGCCGAAATGATGGCGCGCCTCTACGAGCCCTTCTTCACCACCAAACCCGCCGGCAAAGGCACCGGCCTGGGACTGGCTGTTTCCAAGAAAATCCTTGAAATGCACGGAGCTGACCTCCACATTTCTAATCGTCAGGAAGGCGGCGTGCAGGTGGTCATCACCTTCAAAATATGA
- a CDS encoding M20/M25/M40 family metallo-hydrolase, giving the protein MNPTDPILLLRELVALPSVNPSLLPPGSPADGERQVADFLTAVAAAGGLEVERQEAAPGRFNLWLRLAPSGPVRRRVWLAPHLDTVPPADPAQLRPVVRNGRLYGRGACDTKGSVAAMLAALLDIARHGPRPAGVEMVLLALVDEEYHQAGSRAAAASGRRADLAIIGEPTACRVVTAHKGNAWLQITTRGRAAHGSTPEKGRNAVEAMGRVIQVLSTTGQNCLRRRCHSLLGHPTLSLGRIEGGTQPNIVPDHCTLTLDRRLLPGETAATAAREMQEWLRRAGLRGVTVANLKPVPCPALCTPASLPLVRQLMQAARCARPTGAPFFCDAAILAAAGTPAVVFGPGHVAQAHTVDEYVSLAQVRQATAVLRRFLSSLAP; this is encoded by the coding sequence GTGAATCCCACTGATCCCATCCTCCTGCTGCGCGAGCTGGTGGCCCTTCCCAGCGTGAATCCCTCGCTGCTCCCCCCAGGGAGTCCGGCGGATGGCGAGCGCCAGGTGGCGGATTTCCTGACCGCCGTGGCCGCCGCCGGGGGGTTGGAGGTGGAAAGACAGGAGGCAGCCCCCGGACGCTTCAACCTCTGGTTGCGCCTTGCCCCCTCCGGCCCCGTGCGCCGGCGCGTCTGGCTGGCCCCGCATTTGGACACCGTCCCGCCGGCAGACCCCGCGCAACTGCGGCCAGTGGTGCGCAACGGCCGGTTGTATGGCCGCGGGGCCTGCGATACCAAAGGCTCGGTGGCGGCCATGCTCGCCGCCCTGCTCGACATCGCCCGCCATGGGCCGCGTCCCGCCGGGGTGGAGATGGTTCTGCTGGCCCTGGTGGATGAAGAATACCATCAGGCCGGCTCACGCGCCGCGGCCGCCAGCGGCCGCCGGGCCGACCTGGCCATCATCGGCGAGCCGACCGCCTGCCGGGTGGTCACCGCCCACAAGGGCAACGCCTGGCTGCAAATCACCACCCGCGGCCGGGCCGCCCACGGCTCCACCCCCGAAAAGGGCCGCAACGCGGTGGAGGCCATGGGCCGGGTCATACAAGTGCTCAGCACCACCGGCCAAAACTGCCTGCGCCGGCGCTGCCATTCTTTGCTTGGTCATCCCACCCTGAGCCTAGGACGCATTGAAGGCGGCACCCAGCCCAACATTGTGCCTGACCACTGCACCCTCACACTGGACCGCCGCCTGTTGCCCGGCGAAACCGCCGCCACTGCCGCCCGCGAAATGCAAGAGTGGCTCCGCCGGGCGGGACTGCGCGGAGTGACGGTGGCCAACCTGAAGCCCGTCCCCTGCCCCGCCCTCTGCACGCCCGCCTCCCTGCCGCTCGTCCGGCAGTTGATGCAGGCCGCCCGCTGTGCCCGGCCTACGGGCGCGCCTTTCTTTTGCGATGCCGCCATCCTCGCCGCCGCCGGCACTCCCGCTGTCGTCTTTGGCCCCGGCCACGTGGCGCAGGCGCACACGGTGGATGAATACGTGAGCCTGGCCCAGGTCCGGCAGGCCACGGCGGTTTTGCGCCGTTTTCTCTCCTCCCTGGCGCCATGA
- the pyrE gene encoding orotate phosphoribosyltransferase: MTATEALQIFRETGALLEGHFILRSGLRSRQYFQCALALQYMPTVERFGAALAAQVRHLNAATVIAPAMGGLVIGQEVARQLRCRFIFAEKEEGKLVLRRGFTISPGERLLVVEDVVTKGGRVQETLDIVRQHGGVPVAVAVLVDRSNGTVDFGVPFHSLIKMHVETFAPEQLPPDLAAIPPVKPGSK, translated from the coding sequence ATGACTGCAACGGAAGCCTTACAGATTTTTCGCGAGACCGGCGCCCTGCTCGAAGGCCATTTCATTTTGCGCAGCGGCCTCCGCAGCCGCCAATACTTCCAATGCGCGCTGGCCCTGCAATACATGCCGACCGTGGAGCGCTTCGGCGCCGCGTTGGCCGCCCAAGTCCGTCACCTGAACGCGGCCACGGTCATCGCCCCGGCGATGGGGGGGCTGGTCATCGGCCAGGAGGTTGCCCGCCAGTTGCGCTGCCGTTTCATTTTTGCCGAAAAGGAAGAAGGCAAACTCGTCCTGCGCCGCGGCTTCACCATCTCCCCCGGCGAGCGCCTCCTGGTGGTGGAGGACGTGGTCACCAAGGGCGGGCGGGTGCAGGAGACCCTCGACATCGTCCGCCAGCACGGCGGCGTGCCGGTGGCCGTGGCGGTGCTGGTGGATCGTTCCAACGGCACGGTGGATTTTGGGGTGCCGTTCCACAGCCTGATCAAAATGCACGTGGAAACGTTTGCTCCGGAGCAATTGCCGCCCGACCTGGCCGCCATCCCACCAGTGAAGCCCGGCAGCAAGTAA
- a CDS encoding GAF domain-containing protein, translated as MNEASDEWRRRYERLQRLYQVSQVLHSTLEPQRALELIVEQAVQLTGATSGSLVLLNPHTGFLEIEAACGLPPEARRLKLRAGEGITGWVVRTGQPALVGDVRQDPRYVMAHPAVRSELAVPLAMGEEVRGLLNVDSEKLHAFTLEDQSLLEELSAHAAQVIRQTWQYEQYRLKARLFESLVAVSQIINSTVNLDEALAAITQQACQLMQARLSSLLLLDETGRWLDLRAAHGAGPDYVNKPRLNVEDSLVGSVVRRRKVLQVENVQISQRYQHVEVAAREGLVSLLSAPLMFGQRCLGVLNVYTSRPHVFSNEEIRILTALAGLSAVAIEKARLYERVVDLEEALRQAEKFSALGLLAGEVAHEIRNPLTVIKMLFHSLNLRFPPKDPRATDVRIITEKMEQLDRTVERVLSFARSAEPQFGPVSLEQVLDELALLVRHKLRQQNIVWQRQLEPGLPPIWADATQLGQALLNLVLNAVQAMPQGGELTVAARRLPRDTARPPTHVCLEVTDTGEGMSAEQCRRAFTPLLSTTRAKGTGLGLVLVGRIVEAHQGRIQVTSRPGKGTRFRLTLPVAHAGPGEKA; from the coding sequence GTGAACGAGGCCTCGGATGAATGGCGACGGCGTTATGAGCGCCTGCAACGGTTGTATCAGGTCAGCCAGGTACTGCACTCCACCCTGGAGCCGCAGCGGGCCCTGGAGCTGATTGTGGAGCAGGCGGTGCAGCTTACCGGCGCCACCAGCGGCTCGCTGGTGTTGCTCAATCCCCACACCGGTTTTCTGGAGATCGAGGCCGCCTGCGGCCTGCCGCCCGAAGCGCGCCGACTGAAGTTGCGCGCGGGCGAGGGGATCACGGGCTGGGTGGTGCGCACCGGCCAGCCGGCGCTGGTGGGTGATGTGCGCCAGGATCCCCGTTATGTGATGGCCCACCCGGCGGTGCGCTCTGAGCTGGCCGTGCCCCTGGCCATGGGCGAGGAGGTGCGCGGCCTGCTAAATGTGGATTCGGAAAAACTCCACGCCTTTACGTTGGAAGACCAGTCCCTGCTGGAGGAGCTTTCGGCCCATGCCGCCCAGGTGATCCGCCAGACCTGGCAATACGAGCAATACCGCCTGAAGGCGCGCTTGTTTGAGAGCCTGGTGGCGGTGAGCCAGATCATCAACTCCACCGTGAATTTGGACGAGGCGCTGGCCGCGATCACCCAACAGGCCTGCCAGCTCATGCAGGCCCGGCTCAGCTCGCTGCTGTTGCTCGACGAGACGGGGCGCTGGCTGGATTTGCGCGCGGCGCACGGCGCCGGGCCGGACTACGTCAACAAGCCGCGGTTAAATGTGGAGGACAGCCTGGTGGGCTCGGTGGTGCGGCGGCGCAAGGTGTTGCAGGTGGAGAACGTGCAAATCTCCCAGCGTTACCAGCATGTGGAGGTGGCCGCCCGCGAAGGGCTGGTCTCGCTCCTGAGCGCGCCGTTGATGTTTGGCCAGCGGTGCCTGGGGGTGCTGAATGTGTACACCAGCCGGCCGCACGTGTTTTCCAACGAGGAAATCCGCATCCTCACCGCCCTGGCCGGTTTGTCCGCCGTGGCCATCGAAAAGGCGCGGCTGTACGAGCGGGTGGTGGACCTGGAAGAGGCCCTGCGGCAGGCGGAAAAATTCAGTGCCCTGGGGTTACTGGCCGGCGAGGTGGCCCACGAAATCCGCAATCCGCTCACGGTGATCAAGATGTTGTTTCATTCGTTGAATCTGCGGTTTCCCCCGAAGGATCCGCGGGCCACGGACGTGCGGATCATCACCGAAAAGATGGAGCAGTTGGATCGCACGGTGGAGCGGGTGTTGAGCTTTGCCCGGAGCGCCGAACCGCAATTTGGCCCGGTGTCGCTGGAGCAGGTGCTGGACGAGCTGGCGTTGCTGGTGCGGCACAAGCTGCGGCAGCAAAACATTGTCTGGCAACGCCAGCTTGAGCCTGGTCTGCCGCCCATCTGGGCCGATGCCACGCAGTTGGGGCAGGCCCTGCTCAATCTCGTCCTCAACGCCGTGCAGGCCATGCCGCAGGGGGGTGAGCTGACCGTGGCGGCCCGCCGGCTGCCCCGGGACACCGCGCGCCCGCCCACGCACGTGTGCCTCGAAGTGACGGATACCGGCGAGGGCATGAGCGCTGAGCAATGCCGGCGCGCTTTTACGCCCCTGTTGAGCACCACCCGCGCCAAAGGCACCGGTCTGGGGCTGGTGTTGGTGGGACGCATTGTCGAAGCGCATCAGGGACGCATCCAGGTCACGTCGCGGCCGGGCAAGGGGACGCGCTTCCGGCTGACCCTGCCGGTGGCCCACGCGGGGCCGGGGGAAAAGGCTTGA
- a CDS encoding AMP-binding protein, whose protein sequence is MRAVTEGGEKLPACFNFATDVFDAWACRQPEALALWHVQAGSSEETRLTFAQLATLSRQAAHFLAHCGIAPGDRVLLMLPRMPQWWLAMLALTRLGAVPVPATLQLTAREVDYRVALAQIRAVITCPSQVEKFAHFDGLRLLCGGEAAGWIGFDEGVQKGRPDFTAPATPAASPAIMYFTSATTGEPKMVLHNQVSYGLAHKVTGELWLDLQPGDLHWNLSDLGWAKAAWSSFYGPWHQGASLFVYDFHGRFEPHAILDTLARYPVTTWCAPPTALRLLVREDLSRWRFPHLRHCVTAGEPLNPEVLHLWRQATGLTLYEGYGQTETVALIANLRCSGRPVKPGSMGLPTPGFEVALVDDHLHPLAGPHQEGEIAIRVKPRRPLGLFVEYWNNPEETARQFQGDWYLTGDKAVRDEEGYYYFLGRKDDVIKSSGYRIGPFEVESTLLEHPAVLEAGVVGKPDAIRGQIVKAYVVLRRGYSANEELKHQLQHHCRQLAAPYKYPREIEFVPELPKTISGKIRRLELRQRAAEEGAAPSAPTA, encoded by the coding sequence ATGCGCGCCGTTACGGAGGGCGGGGAGAAACTGCCCGCCTGTTTTAATTTTGCGACGGATGTTTTTGATGCCTGGGCCTGCCGGCAACCCGAAGCCCTCGCCCTCTGGCACGTGCAAGCCGGCTCCTCCGAGGAAACCCGCCTGACTTTTGCCCAACTGGCCACCCTCAGCCGGCAGGCGGCCCATTTCCTGGCCCACTGCGGCATCGCGCCGGGGGACCGGGTGCTGCTCATGCTGCCCCGCATGCCCCAATGGTGGCTGGCCATGCTGGCCCTCACGCGGCTGGGCGCAGTGCCGGTGCCCGCCACCCTGCAGCTCACTGCGCGGGAGGTGGATTACCGCGTGGCCCTGGCCCAAATCCGGGCCGTCATCACCTGTCCCTCGCAGGTGGAGAAGTTCGCGCACTTTGACGGCCTGCGCCTGCTGTGCGGCGGCGAGGCGGCCGGGTGGATTGGCTTCGATGAAGGGGTGCAAAAAGGCCGGCCGGATTTCACCGCCCCCGCCACCCCGGCGGCCTCGCCCGCCATCATGTATTTCACCAGCGCCACCACCGGCGAGCCCAAGATGGTGTTGCACAACCAGGTCTCCTACGGCCTGGCCCACAAGGTCACCGGGGAGCTGTGGCTGGATTTGCAGCCCGGCGATTTGCATTGGAATCTCTCGGACCTGGGCTGGGCCAAGGCGGCCTGGTCCAGTTTTTACGGGCCCTGGCATCAGGGGGCCAGCCTGTTTGTGTATGATTTCCACGGGCGTTTTGAGCCACATGCCATCCTCGACACGCTGGCGCGTTATCCGGTCACCACCTGGTGCGCCCCACCCACCGCCCTGCGGCTCTTGGTGCGCGAAGATTTAAGCCGCTGGCGTTTTCCGCATTTGCGGCATTGTGTCACGGCCGGCGAGCCGCTGAATCCGGAGGTACTCCATCTCTGGCGTCAGGCCACCGGGCTGACGCTTTATGAAGGCTATGGACAAACAGAAACTGTGGCCTTGATTGCCAATCTCCGATGCTCCGGCCGCCCCGTGAAGCCCGGCTCGATGGGCCTGCCGACACCGGGGTTTGAAGTGGCGCTGGTGGATGACCACCTTCATCCGCTGGCCGGCCCGCATCAGGAGGGCGAAATTGCCATCCGCGTCAAGCCCCGCCGCCCGCTGGGTCTGTTTGTCGAGTACTGGAACAACCCCGAAGAAACGGCCCGGCAGTTTCAGGGGGACTGGTACCTCACCGGCGACAAGGCGGTGCGGGACGAGGAGGGTTATTACTATTTTCTGGGCCGCAAGGATGATGTCATCAAAAGCTCGGGTTACCGCATCGGCCCGTTTGAAGTGGAGAGCACCCTGCTGGAGCATCCCGCCGTGCTCGAGGCGGGTGTGGTGGGCAAACCGGACGCCATCCGCGGGCAGATCGTCAAAGCCTACGTCGTCCTGCGCCGCGGTTATTCCGCCAACGAGGAATTGAAACACCAGCTTCAACATCACTGCCGCCAGCTCGCCGCTCCCTACAAGTATCCCCGCGAAATTGAGTTTGTGCCGGAGCTGCCCAAAACCATCAGCGGCAAAATCCGCCGCCTGGAACTGCGCCAGCGTGCTGCCGAGGAAGGCGCCGCCCCCTCCGCCCCCACGGCTTGA
- the rpmE gene encoding 50S ribosomal protein L31, whose translation MKSEIHPKYVDAEIRCACGNVIKTRSTKPTIIIGICNKCHPFYTGQQKFVDTAGRVDKFQQRLAKTQAAQAAAAAASKKKRK comes from the coding sequence ATGAAGTCGGAAATTCATCCGAAGTATGTGGATGCGGAAATCCGTTGCGCCTGCGGCAACGTGATTAAAACCCGCTCGACCAAGCCGACCATCATCATCGGCATCTGCAACAAGTGCCATCCGTTTTATACGGGCCAGCAGAAGTTTGTGGACACCGCGGGGCGTGTGGACAAGTTCCAGCAGCGTCTGGCCAAGACGCAGGCCGCGCAGGCCGCGGCCGCCGCCGCCAGCAAGAAGAAGCGGAAATAG